Proteins encoded by one window of Phenylobacterium soli:
- a CDS encoding enoyl-CoA hydratase/isomerase family protein, with product MTRLVKVADAGHVRTITLDRAEKKNALSLELAWGVVEAVDQAAAEDNVWVVAITGSGDAFCAGLDLTPDSEPYTPYSPMTAQLDDIGWVGNFLLAIRKRCDKPVVGGINGVAVGAGLGLAMATDVRLIARSARLMAGYTRIGGSPDAGLTITLPQAMGYEKAMRFMMENRTLVGEEAVAWGMAGEAVDDAAFAERLAAYCEELCAWSPITLRLLKRGMVRAMEGVEMESQLRYEVSNIRKAFGSEDGQEARRAFLEKRKPVFQGR from the coding sequence ATGACCCGGCTGGTGAAGGTGGCCGACGCGGGCCACGTGCGGACGATCACTCTGGACCGCGCGGAGAAGAAGAACGCGCTCAGCCTGGAGCTGGCCTGGGGCGTGGTCGAGGCGGTCGACCAGGCGGCGGCCGAGGACAATGTCTGGGTGGTGGCGATCACCGGCTCGGGAGACGCCTTCTGCGCCGGCCTCGACCTGACGCCGGACTCCGAGCCCTACACGCCCTATTCGCCGATGACCGCCCAGCTCGACGACATCGGCTGGGTCGGTAACTTCCTGCTCGCCATCCGCAAGCGTTGCGACAAGCCGGTGGTCGGCGGGATCAACGGCGTGGCCGTTGGGGCGGGCCTCGGCCTCGCCATGGCCACCGACGTGCGCCTGATCGCCCGGTCCGCGCGGCTGATGGCCGGCTACACCCGGATCGGCGGATCGCCCGACGCGGGCCTGACCATCACCCTGCCGCAGGCCATGGGCTACGAGAAGGCCATGCGCTTCATGATGGAGAACCGCACCCTGGTCGGCGAAGAAGCCGTCGCCTGGGGCATGGCCGGCGAGGCGGTGGACGATGCGGCCTTCGCCGAGCGGCTGGCGGCCTACTGCGAGGAGCTCTGCGCCTGGTCGCCGATCACCCTGCGCCTGCTGAAGCGCGGCATGGTCCGCGCCATGGAAGGCGTCGAGATGGAGAGCCAGCTCCGCTACGAGGTCTCCAATATCCGTAAGGCGTTCGGCAGCGAGGACGGCCAGGAGGCCCGCCGCGCCTTCCTCGAGAAGCGCAAGCCCGTGTTCCAGGGCCGCTGA
- a CDS encoding YceI family protein, whose product MSPTLARRSFALAGAAALAAVAFSAPSFAQLVREPAAVQAGTYKVEPNHTRVLFAVNHMGFSTWYGNFTHASGGLTLDPAKPEASSLSVTVPTASVETTNTVLDGELKSADWLDAAKYPTVSFKSSKVTLTGPGQADVAGELTLHGVTKPVVLHAKFNGAGVNPLDKAYTVGFEVSGKIKRSDFGVTKYVPLIGDDVDMIISAAFEKQAG is encoded by the coding sequence ATGTCCCCCACCCTCGCCCGCCGTTCGTTCGCCCTCGCCGGGGCCGCCGCCCTGGCCGCCGTCGCCTTCAGCGCCCCGTCCTTCGCCCAGCTCGTCCGCGAGCCGGCCGCCGTGCAGGCCGGGACCTACAAGGTCGAGCCCAACCACACCCGTGTGCTGTTCGCGGTGAACCACATGGGCTTCTCGACCTGGTACGGGAACTTCACCCACGCCTCCGGCGGCCTGACCCTCGATCCGGCGAAGCCCGAGGCGAGCAGCCTCTCCGTCACCGTGCCGACCGCCTCGGTTGAGACCACCAACACCGTGCTCGACGGCGAGCTGAAGAGCGCCGACTGGCTGGACGCGGCCAAGTACCCGACCGTCAGCTTCAAGTCCTCGAAGGTGACTCTCACCGGGCCGGGCCAGGCGGACGTCGCCGGCGAGCTCACCCTGCACGGGGTGACCAAGCCCGTCGTGCTGCATGCGAAGTTCAACGGCGCCGGCGTCAATCCGCTCGACAAGGCCTACACCGTCGGCTTCGAGGTCTCTGGCAAGATCAAGCGCAGCGACTTCGGGGTGACCAAGTACGTCCCGCTGATCGGCGACGACGTCGACATGATCATCAGCGCCGCCTTCGAGAAGCAGGCGGGCTGA